The following are encoded in a window of Rhizobium sp. 11515TR genomic DNA:
- a CDS encoding Hsp20 family protein gives MSRTTPFASPLLLGFDTMEKTLERISKVSDGYPPYNIERMRADRLSGEPERLRITLAVAGFSEDELDVTTEENQLLIRGRQMEQGERDYLYRGIAARQFQRVFVLADGMQVLGATLKNGLLSVDLIRPEPDRVVKKINISVSQ, from the coding sequence ATGAGCCGGACGACTCCCTTTGCCAGCCCGCTGCTTCTGGGCTTTGATACTATGGAAAAGACGCTTGAGCGGATTTCCAAGGTCAGCGACGGTTACCCTCCCTATAATATCGAAAGAATGCGTGCGGACCGCCTGTCGGGCGAGCCGGAGCGTCTGCGCATCACGCTGGCGGTCGCCGGCTTTTCCGAAGACGAGCTTGACGTCACGACGGAAGAAAACCAGCTGCTGATCCGCGGACGCCAGATGGAACAAGGCGAGCGCGACTATCTCTACCGGGGCATTGCCGCCCGGCAATTCCAGCGCGTTTTCGTGCTTGCCGACGGCATGCAGGTGCTCGGCGCCACGCTGAAGAACGGTCTGCTCTCCGTCGATCTCATTCGGCCGGAACCGGACCGCGTGGTAAAGAAAATTAACATTTCGGTCTCACAGTAG
- the lnt gene encoding apolipoprotein N-acyltransferase, producing MEWLSGRVILVWGFKRALLTILAGAIGVLALPPFGFFAAMFVSFTLLVWLLDGVAAGPDSGLLGRLWPAFFTGWLFGFGYFVAGLWWLGHALLIDADEFAWALPLAILGLPAFLAVFYGVATVLARILWSDGMGRIAALAFSFGILEWLRSFLFTGFPWNAIGYGAMPIPLMMQSAHVVGLLGVTVLAVFVFAAPALLGTRQGRVPGIGLAILIAATHVGYGYYALGQPEAPLTDAKTAPVVRIVQPSIDQETKMDTAADRAAIFDKHLALSVQPPANGGKRPDIIVWPETAVPFILTDNRDALARIADQLEDDQILITGAVRVEDMGPGVEPRYYNSIYVIDGRGQITGASDKIHLVPFGEYVPFEHILSYLGIENVVELPGGFSAATKRQLLTMPDGVKFYPLICYEIIFPNEMTSVIRQADAILNVTNDGWFGDTPGPYQHFQQARVRAVEQGLPLIRSANTGISAFVDAHGRVLSGIDYNQQGFIDTTLGGATVSRIDDKARKTYFWLIIGAVGMIAAISRMGFIFRVN from the coding sequence ATGGAATGGCTTTCGGGCAGGGTGATCCTCGTCTGGGGTTTCAAACGTGCGTTGCTTACCATTTTAGCCGGCGCCATCGGCGTGCTGGCGCTGCCGCCCTTCGGTTTCTTCGCGGCAATGTTCGTCTCGTTCACGCTGCTCGTCTGGCTGCTGGATGGCGTTGCTGCCGGCCCGGATAGCGGTCTGCTCGGGCGCCTCTGGCCCGCCTTCTTCACGGGCTGGCTGTTCGGCTTCGGCTATTTTGTCGCCGGCCTCTGGTGGCTTGGCCATGCGCTGCTGATCGATGCCGATGAGTTCGCCTGGGCGCTGCCGCTGGCAATCCTTGGCCTGCCGGCCTTTCTGGCCGTTTTCTACGGCGTCGCGACGGTGCTTGCACGGATTCTCTGGTCCGACGGCATGGGGCGTATCGCAGCACTCGCCTTCAGTTTCGGTATCCTGGAATGGCTGCGCAGCTTTCTTTTCACCGGCTTTCCCTGGAATGCCATCGGCTATGGCGCCATGCCCATTCCGCTGATGATGCAGTCGGCGCATGTCGTCGGCTTGCTCGGGGTGACCGTGCTTGCCGTCTTCGTCTTCGCCGCGCCTGCGCTGCTCGGCACGCGCCAGGGGCGGGTGCCGGGGATCGGCCTTGCCATTCTCATCGCCGCCACTCATGTCGGTTATGGCTATTACGCATTAGGCCAGCCGGAGGCGCCGCTGACCGATGCCAAGACGGCACCTGTGGTGCGTATCGTCCAGCCTTCGATCGACCAGGAGACCAAAATGGATACGGCCGCCGACCGCGCCGCCATCTTCGACAAGCATTTGGCGCTCTCGGTCCAGCCGCCTGCCAATGGCGGCAAGCGGCCCGACATCATCGTCTGGCCGGAAACGGCCGTGCCCTTCATCCTCACCGATAATCGCGATGCGCTGGCGCGGATTGCCGATCAGCTCGAAGACGATCAGATCCTGATCACCGGGGCCGTCCGCGTCGAAGACATGGGGCCGGGAGTCGAGCCGCGTTACTACAATTCGATCTATGTCATCGACGGTCGGGGACAGATCACTGGCGCGTCCGACAAGATCCATCTCGTCCCCTTCGGTGAGTACGTGCCCTTCGAGCACATTCTGAGCTATCTCGGCATCGAGAACGTGGTGGAACTGCCGGGCGGCTTCTCCGCGGCGACAAAGCGGCAACTGCTGACCATGCCAGATGGCGTCAAATTCTATCCGTTGATCTGCTACGAGATCATCTTCCCGAATGAGATGACCTCGGTGATCCGGCAGGCCGATGCCATCCTCAACGTCACGAACGACGGATGGTTCGGCGATACGCCTGGCCCATACCAGCATTTCCAGCAGGCAAGGGTTAGGGCGGTGGAGCAGGGACTGCCGTTGATTCGAAGCGCCAATACCGGCATTTCAGCATTTGTTGATGCACACGGACGGGTGCTTTCCGGTATCGATTATAATCAGCAAGGCTTTATAGATACCACTTTAGGTGGCGCAACCGTATCGCGCATCGACGATAAAGCCAGAAAAACATACTTTTGGTTGATCATCGGAGCAGTCGGCATGATTGCCGCCATTTCGCGCATGGGTTTTATTTTCAGGGTGAATTGA
- the metK gene encoding methionine adenosyltransferase encodes MRANYLFTSESVAEGHPDKVCDRISDEIVDLVYREAAKTGVNPWTVRIACETLATTNRVVIAGEVRLPPSLMKKDKDGNDVINPSKFKAAARRAIKDIGYEQDGFHWKKARIDVLLHSQSADIAQGVDNAADQQGDEGAGDQGIMFGYACKETPDLMPAPIYYSHKILQLLATARKKGDGEVAKLGPDAKSQVTVRYVDGKPSEVTSIVLSTQHLDESWDSKKVRAVVEPYIVEALGDLKIASDCKWYINPTGKFVIGGPDGDAGLTGRKIIVDTYGGAAPHGGGAFSGKDTTKVDRSAAYAARYLAKNVVAAGLSDRCTIQLSYAIGVAQPLSIYVDLHGTGKGVTEDQVEAAIRKNMDLSPTGIRRHLDLNKPIYAKTSAYGHFGRKAGRDGSFSWERTDLVKALKEAVKLREAA; translated from the coding sequence ATGCGCGCGAATTATCTGTTTACGAGTGAGTCTGTTGCCGAAGGTCACCCGGATAAAGTTTGTGACCGCATTTCCGATGAAATCGTCGATCTGGTTTACCGCGAGGCTGCAAAGACCGGTGTAAACCCGTGGACCGTGCGCATTGCATGTGAGACCCTTGCCACCACCAATCGCGTCGTCATCGCCGGTGAAGTGCGTTTGCCGCCGAGCCTGATGAAGAAGGACAAGGATGGCAACGACGTCATCAATCCTTCGAAGTTCAAGGCTGCCGCACGCCGCGCCATCAAGGACATCGGCTACGAGCAGGACGGCTTCCATTGGAAGAAGGCACGCATCGACGTGCTCCTGCATTCGCAGTCTGCCGATATCGCCCAGGGCGTCGACAATGCCGCCGACCAGCAGGGTGACGAAGGTGCCGGCGACCAGGGCATCATGTTCGGCTACGCCTGCAAGGAAACGCCTGATCTCATGCCGGCGCCGATCTACTATTCGCACAAGATCTTGCAGCTGCTCGCTACCGCCCGCAAGAAGGGCGATGGTGAAGTCGCCAAGCTCGGCCCCGACGCCAAGAGCCAGGTGACGGTCCGTTACGTCGACGGCAAGCCGTCCGAAGTGACCTCGATCGTGCTTTCCACCCAGCATCTCGACGAGAGCTGGGATTCGAAGAAGGTTCGTGCCGTTGTCGAGCCCTATATCGTCGAAGCGCTCGGCGACCTGAAGATCGCTTCCGATTGCAAGTGGTACATCAATCCCACGGGCAAGTTCGTCATCGGCGGTCCAGACGGCGACGCCGGCCTCACCGGCCGCAAGATCATCGTCGATACCTATGGTGGCGCAGCCCCGCATGGCGGCGGTGCATTCTCCGGCAAGGACACGACCAAGGTCGACCGTTCCGCAGCCTATGCTGCCCGCTATCTGGCGAAGAACGTCGTTGCCGCCGGCCTTTCCGATCGCTGCACGATTCAGCTTTCCTACGCCATCGGCGTTGCTCAGCCGCTGTCGATCTATGTCGACCTGCACGGCACGGGCAAGGGCGTCACCGAGGATCAGGTCGAAGCGGCCATCCGCAAGAACATGGACCTCTCGCCGACCGGCATCCGCCGCCACCTCGACCTCAACAAGCCGATCTACGCCAAGACCTCGGCTTACGGTCACTTCGGCCGCAAGGCCGGCCGTGACGGCTCCTTCTCCTGGGAGCGTACGGACCTGGTGAAGGCCCTCAAGGAAGCCGTGAAGCTCCGGGAAGCCGCATGA
- the ybeY gene encoding rRNA maturation RNase YbeY: MAELDIQISVEEGDWPSEDILQSLAERVLGEAANYLKKYEKQPFPKMAPELSLVFTDDASIREINAEWRSQDKATNVLSFPAFPLEPGGKPGPMLGDIIIARETVEREAVDLEKSFDDHLTHLMVHGFLHLFGYDHMNNSEAERMEGLETRILAGLGLSDPYAGQDPI, encoded by the coding sequence ATGGCCGAACTCGATATACAGATAAGCGTGGAGGAGGGCGATTGGCCCTCCGAAGATATATTGCAGTCGCTTGCGGAGCGCGTGCTGGGCGAAGCTGCAAATTATCTCAAGAAATACGAGAAGCAGCCATTTCCAAAAATGGCCCCTGAATTGTCGCTGGTCTTTACCGACGACGCTTCGATCCGCGAGATCAATGCGGAATGGCGCTCTCAGGACAAGGCAACGAACGTTCTTTCCTTTCCAGCTTTTCCGCTTGAACCCGGCGGCAAGCCCGGCCCGATGCTGGGCGATATCATCATCGCCAGAGAGACGGTGGAACGTGAGGCGGTCGATCTGGAAAAGAGTTTTGACGACCATCTGACGCATTTGATGGTGCATGGTTTCTTGCATCTCTTCGGCTACGACCATATGAATAATAGTGAAGCCGAAAGAATGGAGGGGCTGGAGACTCGCATTTTGGCTGGTCTTGGCCTATCTGATCCCTATGCGGGACAAGACCCCATTTGA
- a CDS encoding helix-turn-helix domain-containing protein → MIENKKKPNPIDIHVGSRIRLRRTMLGMSQEKLGESLGITFQQIQKYEKGTNRVGASRLQNISSILNVPVSFFFEDAPGEHAAGAGGMAEASSSNYVVDFLSSSEGLQLNRAFVKISDGKVRRKVVELVKALAAEADAE, encoded by the coding sequence ATGATTGAGAATAAAAAGAAGCCGAACCCCATCGACATTCATGTCGGTAGCCGCATACGCCTCCGCCGCACGATGCTTGGCATGAGCCAGGAGAAGCTCGGCGAAAGCCTCGGAATCACGTTTCAGCAAATCCAGAAATACGAAAAAGGCACCAACCGCGTTGGCGCCAGCCGCCTCCAGAATATCTCCAGCATCCTCAATGTCCCGGTTTCCTTCTTTTTCGAGGATGCACCGGGCGAACACGCGGCCGGCGCGGGCGGCATGGCCGAGGCATCCAGCTCCAACTACGTCGTCGACTTTCTGTCGTCTTCCGAAGGATTGCAGCTCAACCGCGCCTTCGTGAAAATTTCCGATGGCAAGGTCCGACGCAAGGTTGTCGAGCTGGTGAAGGCGCTCGCGGCCGAGGCGGATGCCGAATAA
- a CDS encoding hemolysin family protein yields MSDFTTRSAPEAKDGAEAASSDEVGSSSNGKRSHSSFWVRAARILRPAQDAARLREDLADALMTNAAGDDAFSPDERAMLHNILRFREVRVEDVMVPRADIEAVDQNITIGELMILFEESGRSRMPVYADTLDDPRGMVHIRDLLSYVAKQARNKRRSGSAKTAAAATAAPAAEKPARSAKPNFDLSRVDLQKTLVEAGIIRKILFVPPSMLASDLLRRMQVNRTQMALVIDEYGGTDGLASHEDIVEMVVGDIDDEHDDEEVMFKRVSEDVFVADARVELEEIAAAIGPDFDIAEQVDEVDTLGGLIFSALGRIPVRGEVVQALPGFEFHILDADPRRIKRVRITRKRHAARRRPTVKLEGDVGTPERDLPAPETIAEETPAGRNAASH; encoded by the coding sequence ATGAGCGACTTTACGACAAGATCGGCCCCCGAGGCCAAAGACGGAGCCGAAGCAGCCTCCTCAGACGAGGTAGGCAGTAGTAGCAACGGCAAGCGATCCCATTCTTCATTCTGGGTACGTGCCGCGCGCATTCTGCGCCCGGCACAGGACGCCGCCCGCTTGCGCGAGGACCTTGCCGACGCGCTGATGACCAACGCCGCCGGTGATGATGCCTTTTCGCCCGATGAGCGTGCGATGCTGCACAACATCCTGCGCTTCCGCGAGGTGCGCGTCGAGGATGTCATGGTGCCGCGCGCCGATATCGAGGCCGTGGATCAGAATATCACCATCGGCGAGCTGATGATCCTCTTCGAGGAAAGCGGCCGTTCGCGCATGCCTGTCTATGCCGACACGCTGGATGATCCGCGCGGCATGGTGCATATCCGCGACCTGCTCTCCTATGTCGCCAAACAGGCCCGCAACAAGCGCCGCAGCGGCAGTGCCAAGACCGCGGCTGCTGCAACGGCCGCACCTGCAGCCGAAAAGCCGGCACGCTCGGCCAAGCCGAACTTCGATCTGTCGCGTGTCGATCTACAGAAGACGCTGGTTGAGGCCGGCATCATCCGCAAGATCCTGTTCGTGCCGCCTTCGATGCTTGCCTCCGATCTCCTGCGCCGCATGCAGGTCAACCGAACGCAGATGGCCCTCGTCATCGATGAATATGGCGGCACGGACGGCCTGGCGTCGCATGAGGACATCGTCGAAATGGTCGTCGGCGACATCGACGACGAGCACGATGATGAAGAAGTCATGTTCAAGCGCGTTTCCGAGGACGTCTTCGTTGCCGACGCCCGTGTCGAGCTGGAGGAGATCGCCGCCGCGATCGGTCCGGATTTCGATATCGCCGAACAGGTGGACGAGGTGGATACGCTCGGCGGCCTGATCTTCTCCGCCCTTGGCCGCATTCCGGTGCGTGGCGAAGTCGTGCAGGCGCTTCCAGGCTTCGAATTCCACATTCTCGATGCCGATCCGCGCCGCATCAAGCGGGTGCGCATCACGCGCAAGCGCCATGCCGCTCGCCGCCGGCCGACCGTCAAGCTGGAAGGCGATGTCGGTACGCCGGAGCGCGATTTGCCGGCACCGGAAACGATTGCTGAGGAAACGCCGGCCGGGCGTAACGCCGCCAGCCATTAA
- the miaB gene encoding tRNA (N6-isopentenyl adenosine(37)-C2)-methylthiotransferase MiaB, translated as MTKDSLTLDAPAADALQLGSRDGFNSRKVFIKTYGCQMNVYDSTRMSDALSRDGYEPTEDMEEADLVLLNTCHIREKAAEKVYSALGRLREMKKRKAADGRDMMIGVTGCVAQAEGEEILRRAPAVDVVIGPQTYHRLPDALRRAKEGERVVDTEYAIEDKFEHLPIAEKTKIRARGVTAFLTVQEGCDKFCTFCVVPYTRGSEVSRPVSQIVEEAEKLVDGGVREITLLGQNVNAWHGIGPKGEAWSLGDLLYRLSEIPGLARLRYTTSHPRDMDDRLIGAHRDLRTLMPYLHLPVQAGSDRILKAMNRRHTAAEYLTLIEKIRTARPDIALSGDFIVGFPGETDQDFEDTLKLIEEVNYAQAFSFKYSTRPGTPGAELKDQVPEEVKTERLERLQALLLKQQHAFAEACVGKAVDILLEKPGRMPGQLIGRSPWLQSVNVDAKASQIGDIINVRITGTSTNSLFAELL; from the coding sequence ATGACCAAGGATAGCCTGACCCTCGATGCCCCGGCGGCCGACGCTTTGCAGCTCGGTTCCCGCGACGGCTTCAACAGCCGCAAGGTCTTCATCAAGACCTACGGCTGCCAGATGAACGTCTATGATTCCACGCGGATGAGCGATGCGCTCTCCCGCGACGGCTACGAGCCGACCGAGGACATGGAAGAGGCCGATCTCGTCCTGTTGAACACCTGCCATATCCGCGAGAAAGCTGCCGAAAAGGTCTATTCCGCGCTCGGCCGCCTGCGCGAGATGAAGAAGCGCAAGGCCGCCGACGGTCGCGACATGATGATCGGCGTCACCGGCTGTGTCGCCCAGGCCGAAGGCGAGGAAATCCTGCGCCGTGCGCCCGCCGTCGATGTCGTCATCGGCCCGCAGACCTATCATCGCCTGCCGGACGCGCTTCGTCGCGCCAAGGAAGGTGAACGTGTCGTCGATACGGAATATGCGATCGAGGACAAGTTCGAGCATCTGCCGATCGCCGAAAAGACAAAGATCCGCGCTCGCGGCGTCACCGCCTTCCTGACGGTGCAGGAAGGCTGCGACAAGTTCTGCACCTTCTGTGTCGTGCCCTATACGCGCGGCTCCGAAGTCTCCCGCCCGGTCTCCCAGATCGTCGAAGAGGCCGAGAAGCTGGTGGATGGCGGCGTTCGCGAGATCACGCTGCTCGGCCAGAACGTCAACGCATGGCACGGTATCGGCCCGAAGGGCGAAGCCTGGAGCCTCGGCGATCTCCTCTATCGCCTGTCGGAAATCCCCGGCCTCGCGCGGCTGCGCTACACCACCAGCCACCCGCGCGATATGGACGACCGCCTGATCGGCGCGCATCGCGACCTGCGGACGCTGATGCCCTATCTGCATCTGCCGGTTCAGGCCGGCTCCGATCGCATCCTGAAGGCGATGAATCGAAGGCATACAGCTGCGGAATATCTGACGCTCATCGAGAAGATCCGTACTGCGCGCCCGGATATCGCTCTTTCGGGCGATTTCATCGTCGGCTTCCCAGGGGAGACAGATCAGGATTTTGAGGATACACTGAAGCTTATCGAGGAGGTGAATTATGCACAGGCCTTCTCGTTCAAATATTCCACGCGGCCGGGCACACCCGGCGCGGAATTGAAGGATCAGGTGCCCGAAGAGGTCAAGACCGAGCGGCTGGAGCGTTTGCAGGCATTGCTGCTGAAGCAGCAGCATGCGTTTGCCGAGGCTTGCGTGGGTAAAGCAGTGGATATCCTTCTGGAAAAGCCGGGCCGGATGCCAGGCCAGTTGATCGGACGCTCTCCCTGGCTGCAATCTGTGAATGTTGATGCAAAAGCATCGCAAATCGGTGACATTATTAACGTACGAATCACCGGAACCAGCACCAACAGCCTTTTTGCTGAATTGCTCTAG
- a CDS encoding Fur family transcriptional regulator, producing the protein MEDAVKSLEELCAERGMRMTEQRRVIARIIESSGDHPDVEELYRRSVEVDAKISISTVYRTVKLFEDAGLLARHDFRDGRSRYETVPEEHHDHLIDLKSGQVIEFHSPEIEALQERIAREHGFKLVDHRLELYGIPLKKDEG; encoded by the coding sequence ATGGAAGACGCCGTAAAATCCCTGGAGGAGCTTTGCGCCGAGCGCGGAATGCGCATGACGGAGCAGCGCCGGGTCATTGCGCGCATCATCGAGAGCTCCGGCGATCACCCCGATGTCGAGGAGCTCTATCGCCGCTCGGTCGAGGTGGATGCGAAAATCTCGATCTCCACTGTGTACCGCACCGTCAAGCTGTTCGAGGATGCCGGCCTTCTCGCCCGCCACGATTTCCGCGATGGCCGCTCCCGCTACGAAACCGTGCCGGAAGAACATCATGATCACCTGATTGATCTGAAGAGCGGCCAGGTAATCGAGTTCCATTCGCCGGAGATCGAGGCTTTGCAGGAACGCATCGCCCGCGAACATGGCTTCAAACTCGTCGACCACCGGCTGGAGCTTTACGGCATTCCGCTGAAGAAGGACGAAGGTTGA
- a CDS encoding PhoH family protein → MNGQELVSSSSRQPRTASDANHFTLTFENNRFASELFGQFDQNLKLLEERLGIDARARGNSVVITGDVLATNQARRTLDYLYDKLQKGGNVEPSDVEGAIRMAVAADDQLTLPTMERKAKLTMAQISTRKKTIIARTPTQDAYMRALERSELVLGVGPAGTGKTYLAVAHAAQLLERGAVEKIILSRPAVEAGERLGFLPGDMKEKVDPYLRPLYDALYDMMPGDKVERAITAGVIEIAPLAFMRGRTLSNAAVILDEAQNTTSMQMKMFLTRLGENSRMIVTGDPSQIDLPRGVKSGLVEALQLLDGVEGITIVRFKDTDVVRHPLVARIVRAYDSTYAAKAEESDPQI, encoded by the coding sequence TTGAACGGACAGGAATTGGTTTCTTCTTCATCGCGCCAGCCCCGCACCGCGAGCGACGCCAATCACTTCACCCTGACGTTCGAGAATAATCGGTTCGCCAGTGAACTTTTCGGGCAGTTCGACCAGAATTTGAAGCTGCTTGAGGAGCGCCTCGGCATCGATGCTCGCGCGCGTGGCAATTCCGTCGTCATAACGGGCGATGTGCTGGCCACTAATCAGGCGCGCCGGACGCTCGATTACCTCTATGACAAGCTGCAAAAAGGCGGCAATGTAGAGCCTTCCGACGTGGAGGGGGCTATCCGCATGGCGGTTGCCGCCGACGACCAATTGACGCTGCCGACCATGGAGAGAAAAGCCAAGTTGACGATGGCGCAGATTTCGACGCGCAAGAAGACGATCATTGCGCGCACGCCGACGCAGGATGCCTATATGCGGGCACTGGAGCGCTCCGAGCTCGTCCTCGGCGTCGGCCCTGCCGGTACCGGCAAGACCTATCTCGCCGTCGCGCACGCCGCCCAGCTTCTGGAGCGCGGTGCCGTGGAAAAGATCATCCTGTCGCGCCCGGCCGTCGAAGCCGGCGAGCGTCTGGGCTTCCTGCCCGGCGACATGAAGGAAAAGGTCGATCCCTATCTGCGACCGCTCTACGACGCGCTTTATGACATGATGCCCGGCGACAAGGTCGAACGTGCCATCACGGCCGGCGTCATCGAGATCGCGCCGCTCGCCTTCATGCGTGGCCGCACGCTCTCCAACGCCGCCGTCATCCTCGACGAGGCACAGAACACGACATCCATGCAGATGAAGATGTTCCTGACCCGTCTCGGCGAAAATTCACGGATGATCGTGACGGGCGACCCAAGCCAGATCGACTTGCCGCGCGGCGTCAAGTCTGGCCTGGTGGAAGCGCTGCAGCTGCTGGATGGCGTCGAGGGCATCACCATCGTCCGCTTCAAGGACACGGACGTTGTCCGTCATCCGCTGGTGGCGCGCATCGTTCGGGCCTATGATTCCACCTATGCCGCAAAGGCCGAGGAAAGCGATCCGCAGATCTGA
- the trmB gene encoding tRNA (guanine(46)-N(7))-methyltransferase TrmB, translating into MIDTERRSRATEAFFGRRKGKALRGQQAEKLEALLPQFIIDLSAPAPQPLNDLFPVPTERLRLEIGFGGGEHLIHRALEQPKTGFIGVEPFVNSMQKLLASVDDAGARNIRVYNDDATQVLDWLPDSCLDQIDLLYPDPWPKKKHWKRRFVSQVNLARFHRVLKPGALFCFASDIDTYVNWTLQHCQAHGGFEWTAQNAADWLTPYEGWPSTRYEAKARREGRSSAYLTFKRA; encoded by the coding sequence ATGATAGATACCGAGCGCCGGTCGCGGGCGACGGAAGCATTCTTCGGCCGGCGCAAGGGTAAAGCCTTGCGCGGCCAACAGGCTGAAAAGCTGGAAGCATTGCTGCCGCAGTTCATCATCGACCTTTCCGCCCCGGCGCCACAGCCGCTGAACGACCTTTTCCCGGTGCCGACCGAGCGTCTGCGCCTGGAGATCGGTTTCGGCGGCGGAGAGCATCTGATTCACCGGGCGCTGGAGCAGCCAAAGACCGGCTTCATCGGCGTGGAACCTTTCGTCAATTCGATGCAGAAGCTGCTTGCTAGCGTCGACGACGCGGGCGCGCGCAATATCCGTGTCTACAATGACGACGCGACGCAGGTGCTGGATTGGCTGCCCGACAGCTGCTTGGACCAGATCGACCTGCTCTATCCCGATCCCTGGCCGAAGAAGAAGCACTGGAAGCGCCGTTTCGTTTCGCAGGTGAACCTTGCCCGCTTCCATCGCGTTCTGAAGCCTGGCGCGCTCTTCTGCTTCGCTTCCGACATCGACACCTACGTCAATTGGACGCTGCAGCATTGCCAGGCGCATGGTGGCTTCGAGTGGACCGCGCAGAATGCCGCCGACTGGTTGACGCCCTATGAGGGCTGGCCGAGCACGCGTTACGAGGCCAAGGCCAGGCGCGAAGGGCGCTCGTCGGCCTATCTGACCTTCAAAAGAGCCTGA
- a CDS encoding BQ00720 family protein, with the protein MLLKEATARLTQSELANIGTGEVAYIRKMDWSEVSRCFPEAPDIDPDVDLWALFGADGTPILLTDNRSSTFYRAAEDELKTVSLH; encoded by the coding sequence ATGTTGTTGAAAGAAGCCACCGCCCGCCTGACCCAATCCGAACTTGCCAATATCGGAACCGGTGAGGTCGCCTATATCAGAAAAATGGATTGGTCCGAAGTATCCCGCTGCTTCCCGGAAGCGCCCGATATCGATCCGGATGTCGATCTTTGGGCGCTTTTTGGCGCCGACGGCACCCCGATCCTCTTGACGGACAATCGCTCCAGCACCTTCTATCGTGCTGCCGAAGACGAATTGAAGACGGTCAGCCTGCACTGA
- a CDS encoding lysophospholipid acyltransferase family protein has protein sequence MMTWLRIGCAAVVICIVSAVMLPLQILCLRFDWKLRRYLPRYWHRIVCYWLGVRIHVIGKMETSRPLMLASNHSSWLDILVLSAVADVSFIAKSEVRDWPIFGLFAQWQKSVFVEREQKRKTGEQVNEIADRMADGEIMVLFPEGTTSDGNRLLEVKSSLFGAAAAALPKAPDAVVHVQPVAVAYTRVHGTPMGRYYRPLTAWPGDIELVPHLKGIIQCGAIDVDVCFGEAVDYRAGTNRKQVSATIARRIRNMLASRLLGREIA, from the coding sequence TTGATGACCTGGCTGCGCATCGGCTGTGCCGCCGTGGTCATTTGCATCGTCAGCGCGGTGATGCTGCCGCTGCAGATCCTCTGCCTGCGCTTTGACTGGAAACTCCGGCGCTATCTGCCGCGCTACTGGCACCGTATCGTCTGCTATTGGCTCGGTGTGCGCATTCATGTCATCGGCAAGATGGAGACGAGCCGGCCTCTCATGCTGGCCTCCAACCATTCGTCCTGGCTGGATATTCTCGTGCTTTCAGCAGTGGCCGATGTCTCCTTCATCGCCAAGTCGGAAGTGCGAGACTGGCCGATCTTCGGGCTTTTTGCACAGTGGCAGAAGAGCGTCTTCGTCGAGCGCGAGCAGAAGCGTAAGACCGGCGAACAGGTCAACGAGATTGCCGACCGCATGGCCGATGGCGAAATCATGGTGTTGTTCCCTGAAGGCACGACTTCGGATGGCAATCGCCTGCTCGAAGTTAAGTCCTCGCTGTTCGGAGCCGCTGCCGCTGCCTTGCCGAAGGCGCCGGATGCCGTCGTGCATGTCCAGCCGGTCGCGGTCGCCTATACCCGCGTCCATGGAACGCCGATGGGCCGCTATTATCGCCCGCTGACGGCATGGCCTGGGGATATCGAGCTTGTGCCGCACCTGAAGGGCATCATCCAGTGCGGTGCCATCGATGTCGACGTCTGTTTCGGCGAGGCGGTGGACTATCGCGCCGGCACCAATCGCAAGCAGGTCAGCGCCACTATCGCCAGGCGCATCCGCAATATGCTTGCGAGCCGCCTGCTCGGGCGCGAGATCGCCTGA
- a CDS encoding GNAT family N-acetyltransferase: protein MLESYLTLKAEYEIVPMELKDCAEVALLHGERFPRVWDETEFQGLLSQETTFGFVARQTNAILKKALPGFVLARHVAGEGEILTIAVNAKLGRSGLGWRLMQAALREARNRGGETMFLEVDGGNEPALGLYRKLGFETVGERKAYYVGDNGAKSTALVMRRVLR, encoded by the coding sequence ATGCTCGAATCCTATCTGACCTTGAAAGCCGAATACGAAATCGTCCCGATGGAACTTAAGGACTGTGCCGAAGTGGCGCTCCTGCACGGCGAACGCTTCCCGCGGGTATGGGACGAGACTGAATTTCAGGGTCTCCTTTCGCAGGAGACCACCTTCGGCTTCGTTGCCCGCCAGACCAATGCCATCCTGAAAAAGGCGCTTCCCGGTTTCGTGTTGGCTCGGCATGTGGCGGGCGAGGGCGAAATCCTGACAATCGCCGTCAACGCCAAACTCGGACGCTCCGGTCTGGGTTGGCGGTTGATGCAGGCAGCTTTGCGGGAAGCCCGCAATCGCGGCGGCGAAACCATGTTCCTGGAGGTCGATGGAGGCAATGAGCCGGCTCTCGGCCTCTATCGCAAGCTCGGCTTCGAGACCGTTGGGGAGCGTAAAGCCTATTATGTTGGCGACAACGGCGCGAAATCGACGGCGCTTGTCATGCGGCGCGTTCTTCGCTAG